The Pochonia chlamydosporia 170 chromosome 3, whole genome shotgun sequence genome contains the following window.
TACAGTCGTGTTATTCGTCGGCGGGTATAGCAGTATTTACTCGTTGATCTTGGCCAGAATCCTGTTTCGCGTGAGCAATAGCATTAGTCACCGTCTCCATGTAACCTCCAGCGCATCAGCATCTGTAGGGTAACTTACTCGCTGTCACGGAACAGCTGGTACTCCTCCTCGCCGGCCTTGACAGGCGAACCACCAAACTAGATGTACGTATTAGCGGGATTTGGGTTCAGCTTTTCCAAGCATCAACGGCGTGACCTACCGAGGGGATCAAGACACGGTCGCCAACGGTCACACCCATGGGCAGGCGGTTGCCCTTCTTGTCCAGGGCACCGGGTCCAACGGCCAGGACCTTGGCCTCGTTCAACTTCTCGACGCTGGATTCGGGGAGGAAGATGCCGCTTGCAGTCTTGGTCTCGGCCTTGATGCGCTGGACGAGGACGCGGTCCAGCAGGGGAGCGAGGGCTCGGATGGATCGAATTGAAGTAGCCTAATTGGAAGGAAAAGCAAGGAAGGTCAGTCGCCAAAGTGCAACAAGATTTGGACATGCCAATTGCCGAGGATAGATCAAATGCAGCTTTTGAGGGAAGGCATTCATTCAAGGCTCAGCGGCCGATTCGCGCGGCTGCTACATGGCAATTATCTCGCGTTTCACATCACGTACCATTGCTATTAGAATAAGTAAAGTTCAACAAAGGTACGCCGGGTCCGTAAGAGAAACAATCGTGAGATGATGAAAGGGGGTTCTGAAGATGCTGGGCTGGAGGAATCAAATCGAAGTGGAGCTGAACTCTCTTCCAAGAGCTTCGAGACGTTcagcaatttttttttttggcccgGGTCCCTGATTTCCCCGGTTCCGGCGCCCCGCGACAGCTGGAGCTACATGTAGTGTTGGCACCTAAGCCCAGCCGAGCTAATTGAACCAGACTCAACGACGGAGTAGAGAGATTGAAACTTGACAAATATGGGAGCTTGATTTATACCGTCACAGCAATTGATGAGGCAATGGGTTCAATTTTATCGGCTCTTTGGGGCCAATTGTGTTATTGGCCCCTATACATGCGACATGCAACATGCAGTTGAACTGCTGTGAGCGTCTCTGCTCAACTTGGAAGGAATCAGACGTCTACTtgcccagtgccatcaagTGCCCAAGTTTACTTCGTCAAGgtggctgcagcagctgcacGCCCATCGCATTacatccatgtcccatcGCATCACAGCAACGACCTCGTTTTTCATCAATCATGGCTTACACGGAGTATGCAGTTGTGTGTTTGCgatcttgtcttgtttgtCCCAGACGTCAGCAACCGACCCCCTGTCTGCATGCATATGTGCCTATCTCGCACGCATGCCCATTCgatcaaaaacaaaaccaacaaTGGTGACTTTGCGCTTCCCCAAGTAAAACTCCTGCATCAGTAAGCCGACCGACCAAATCCAAGTCTTACAATATGCTAAGACGCTTCAAAGCCAAGATAAAACGAACTGCCTCACCGTCAAActcgccattgccaagcacATCTGAAGACGCGGACGAGTTTCCGTCCTTGACGCTTCAAACTCCGCATGAGGACATCCCCGTCAAAGAAACACTCGGTCTACTACGTTTATTCCCCCACAACAATGACTGCGAGAgtgagaatgagaatgagaGTCAGCCGGACATGCCAGCGCCTCAGAGTTATCCAGTGGATATAATTGCAGTTCATGGCCTCGGCGGGAATGCCTACAAAACCTGGACTCATAACCCAGATAAAACGCTGTGGCTTCGTGACTTGCTACCCAAGTCCCTCCCCGGATGTCGCGTTTACACCTACGGCTATCCCTCCAGTGTATTCTCTGAATCGACTGCCAGAGTAAACGAGTTTGCACGAGTGCTTCTGGTCAAGATACGAGATCTCCGAGAGCGAGGGGACTCAAATACGGTATGGTACTGCCAACTCAACTTGCTACAAAACGAAAACTACCAATCGGCTGGCTAATCTAATTATTGGCCAAGGGACAGCGGCCCATCATTTTTGTATGCCATAGTCTTGGCGGTATTGTCTTCAAACAGGTTCAACAGATATTCACCAAACTCCTTGTTGTTTCATAAAGAGCGAGCTAACTCATGGCAATAAGGCATTGGTATTAGCCCACCAAGAGGAAAAGTACTACGGAGAAGTGCTAAGTTGCGTCGCTGGCGTGGCCTTTCTTGGGACTCCTCATAAAGGCAGTAGACTTGCCAGCTATGGCACCATCTTGGCCACAATCACCAACGCCTTTACTACGACTACGACTGCTGGATTGTCATCTAAAGCCACCCGGGCCGATCTTCTTGATCATCTCAGCCACCACTCCGACGAGCTTTACGATCTCGTCATGGCAGCTCGAAACCGCCTGCACAACCTCCAAGTAGTTTCCTTCCATGAACTTAATCCGATGCCTCCTCCACTGTCGTCAATAGTAAGTAGTCATTCACGTTATTCATTCTCCTCCCAGGTGAGACGGCTTTGAAAAGTGCCTGCGACTCAAAGTAACATTATGTCGATGAATAGGTCGTTGACCGTACCTCTGCCACTCTGGGAATTCCTAACGAGGAAGTAATCCCTATGTACGAAACTCACAGAAGCATTTGCAAATATCCCGGTGAGACAGAAAGCTATAAGATGGTAGCCCATGCTCTTCGTAGGATCGCGACTAAAGCATTAGCCGGTGGTCAAACGCTGCAGCGAACAAGCACCAACTCATCTAGCAGAAGTGAGTCAGGCAGAACTTATGTACATGGTGATAATCTCTGAcgctttttgttttcttttccttttctcttcaAAGCCCTTAGTGAAATCGAAAGAACGTGTTTAAGACTCCTCCGCCCAGATGGCGACCTCGACGAGGACGACCAAGAGCCGAGACTTGCAAAGCCAATTCCGGGTACTTGCCAATGGATATACACACACAAATCCTTCACGTATTGGCTTGAGAATGGTAACAATGCCCTGCTTTGGCTTACAG
Protein-coding sequences here:
- a CDS encoding chaperonin (similar to Metarhizium acridum CQMa 102 XP_007807653.1); amino-acid sequence: MATSIRSIRALAPLLDRVLVQRIKAETKTASGIFLPESSVEKLNEAKVLAVGPGALDKKGNRLPMGVTVGDRVLIPSFGGSPVKAGEEEYQLFRDSEILAKINE